One window of the Pseudomonas sp. S04 genome contains the following:
- the sigX gene encoding RNA polymerase sigma factor SigX, with translation MNKPQSLSTRYDPRELSDEELVARSHTELFHVTRAYEELMRRYQRTLFNVCARYLGNDRDADDVCQEVMLKVLYGLKNFEGKSKFKTWLYSITYNECITQYRKERRKRRLMDALSLDPLEEASEEKTPKPEEKGGLDRWLVHVNPIDREILVLRFVAELEFQEIADIMHMGLSATKMRYKRALDKLREKFAGIAET, from the coding sequence TTGAATAAACCCCAATCGCTATCCACGCGCTACGACCCCCGCGAGCTCTCTGATGAGGAGTTGGTCGCGCGCTCGCACACCGAGCTGTTTCACGTAACGCGCGCTTACGAAGAGCTGATGCGGCGTTACCAGAGAACTTTATTTAACGTCTGTGCACGATATCTTGGGAACGATCGCGACGCGGACGATGTCTGTCAGGAAGTGATGTTGAAGGTGCTGTACGGTCTGAAGAACTTCGAAGGTAAATCCAAGTTCAAGACATGGCTATATAGCATCACGTACAACGAATGCATCACACAGTATCGAAAGGAACGGCGTAAGCGTCGCTTGATGGACGCTTTGAGTCTGGACCCCCTCGAGGAAGCGTCGGAAGAAAAGACGCCGAAACCTGAGGAGAAGGGTGGACTTGATCGCTGGTTGGTGCATGTGAACCCGATTGACCGGGAAATTCTGGTGCTACGATTTGTCGCAGAGCTGGAATTTCAGGAGATCGCAGACATCATGCATATGGGCTTGAGTGCAACAAAAATGCGGTACAAACGCGCTCTAGATAAATTGCGTGAGAAATTTGCAGGCATTGCTGAAACTTAG
- a CDS encoding mechanosensitive ion channel family protein has product MELDLWTQSLVTAMTALWTKVANFIPNLFGALVVLLLGFVVAKLLDTLLSKLLAKLGLDRLMGGTGLTKLMSRAGLQVPISTLIGKIVYWFVLLIFLVSAAESLGLERVSATLDMLALYLPKVFGAALVLLVGVLLAQLANGLVRGAAEGVGLDYAAGLGRIAQGLVIIISISVAISQLEVKTDLLNHVIVIVLITVGLAVALAMGLGSREIAGQILAGIYVRELYQVGQQVRVGEVEGQIEEIGTVKTTLLTDEGELVSLSNRILLEQHVSSR; this is encoded by the coding sequence ATGGAACTTGATCTCTGGACTCAGAGCCTCGTCACGGCAATGACTGCGTTGTGGACCAAGGTAGCGAACTTCATTCCCAATCTGTTTGGCGCCCTGGTCGTGCTGCTGCTGGGTTTTGTCGTTGCCAAGTTGCTGGACACCTTGCTGTCGAAATTGTTGGCCAAGCTGGGCCTGGATCGCTTGATGGGCGGTACCGGTTTGACCAAGTTGATGTCTCGGGCGGGTCTGCAGGTTCCGATCTCGACCCTGATCGGAAAAATCGTCTACTGGTTCGTTTTACTTATTTTTCTGGTTTCTGCTGCAGAATCCCTTGGCTTGGAGCGAGTTTCGGCTACGCTCGATATGCTTGCGTTGTATTTACCGAAAGTATTCGGTGCCGCGTTGGTGTTGCTGGTAGGGGTATTGCTGGCGCAACTGGCCAATGGCTTGGTGCGCGGCGCTGCAGAAGGGGTCGGTCTGGACTATGCTGCGGGCCTGGGGCGAATCGCCCAGGGCCTGGTGATCATCATCAGTATTTCGGTGGCGATCAGTCAGCTCGAAGTCAAAACCGACTTGCTGAACCATGTGATCGTGATAGTTTTGATAACCGTTGGTCTGGCAGTCGCCTTGGCCATGGGATTGGGTAGCCGGGAAATCGCCGGCCAGATTCTTGCGGGAATCTATGTGCGTGAGTTGTATCAGGTTGGGCAACAAGTGCGTGTTGGTGAGGTCGAAGGCCAGATCGAAGAGATCGGCACGGTTAAAACTACATTGCTGACCGACGAGGGTGAGCTAGTATCACTCTCCAATCGGATCCTCCTGGAACAGCATGTTAGTAGCCGCTAA
- a CDS encoding CrfX protein — MHDPFEQSLRDMLQASPSTRDDDACLGRVLKTANRQVGAGDLFSLLGRWVPALMIALNNGSAHVSPVSRRKPTASTADKAD, encoded by the coding sequence ATGCACGATCCGTTTGAACAGTCTTTGCGTGACATGCTCCAGGCATCCCCGTCCACCCGCGACGATGATGCGTGCCTGGGTCGTGTACTGAAAACCGCCAACCGCCAGGTGGGTGCCGGTGATCTGTTCAGTCTGCTGGGCCGCTGGGTGCCGGCACTGATGATTGCCCTGAATAACGGATCGGCCCATGTCTCGCCGGTTTCCCGTCGTAAACCTACCGCAAGCACTGCTGATAAGGCTGATTGA
- a CDS encoding zinc transporter ZntB, which yields MFEEENAQWGLVHALVLDGKGGARSIARTELDDLQLQPHESLWLHWDRSHPQTQTWLRKSSGLSEFSCDLLLEENTRPRLLALPDSELLLFLRGVNLNPGAEPEDMVSVRIFASAQRVISLRLRPLRATDELLVQLAEGKGPRTASELILYMAQYLTHKVQDLVGDLSEVVDVEEEKLDADERYTPEHGSILQIRRRAAGLKRFLAPQRDIFGQLTRIKLPWFVEDDGDYWNELNNSLTRYLEELELTRERVGLVLEAEDRRLSVKMSRTMYRFGIITGIFLPMSFLTGLLGINVGGIPFSESPYGFLVACLLMVSVALGQWWLFRRLRWV from the coding sequence ATGTTCGAGGAAGAAAACGCGCAGTGGGGGCTGGTCCATGCCCTGGTGCTGGATGGAAAAGGCGGTGCGCGTTCGATTGCCCGGACTGAACTGGATGACCTGCAACTGCAACCCCACGAAAGCCTCTGGCTGCACTGGGATCGCAGTCACCCGCAAACCCAGACCTGGCTGCGTAAATCCAGTGGCCTGAGTGAGTTCAGTTGCGACCTGCTGCTGGAGGAGAACACCCGGCCGCGCTTGCTGGCACTGCCGGACTCCGAATTGCTGCTGTTTTTGCGCGGGGTCAACCTCAACCCTGGTGCCGAGCCGGAAGACATGGTCTCGGTGCGTATCTTCGCCTCGGCCCAGCGGGTCATTTCCCTGCGCTTGCGCCCACTGCGCGCCACCGACGAATTGTTGGTGCAGTTGGCTGAGGGCAAGGGGCCGCGGACGGCTTCCGAACTGATCCTGTATATGGCCCAGTACCTCACTCACAAGGTCCAGGACCTGGTGGGCGATCTCTCGGAAGTGGTCGATGTCGAAGAAGAAAAACTGGATGCCGACGAACGGTATACCCCCGAGCACGGCTCCATTTTGCAGATCCGTCGGCGTGCCGCCGGGCTCAAGCGTTTTCTGGCGCCGCAGCGGGATATTTTCGGACAACTGACGCGGATCAAACTGCCCTGGTTTGTCGAGGATGATGGCGATTACTGGAACGAATTGAACAACAGTCTGACGCGTTATCTGGAAGAGCTGGAATTGACCCGCGAGCGGGTGGGGCTGGTGCTGGAGGCCGAAGACCGGCGTCTGAGCGTGAAAATGAGTCGCACCATGTACCGCTTCGGGATCATCACCGGGATCTTTTTGCCGATGAGTTTTCTGACCGGTCTGCTGGGCATCAACGTCGGTGGCATTCCGTTCTCCGAGAGCCCCTATGGCTTCCTGGTTGCCTGCCTGTTGATGGTCTCGGTGGCGTTGGGGCAGTGGTGGTTGTTCCGGCGTTTGCGCTGGGTATGA
- the rraA gene encoding ribonuclease E activity regulator RraA has protein sequence MNHYLTPDLCDAYPELVQVLEPMFSNFGGRDSFGGEIVTIKCFEDNSRVKEHAELPGNGKVLVVDGGGSLRCALLGDMIAERAAKNGWEGLVIYGCIRDVDVIAQTDLGVQALASHPKKSNRRGLGEINVPVTFAGVTFRPGEYIYADNNGVIISPSPLQMPE, from the coding sequence ATGAATCATTACCTCACTCCCGACCTGTGCGATGCCTATCCGGAACTGGTACAGGTCCTGGAGCCGATGTTCAGCAATTTTGGCGGCCGTGATTCCTTCGGCGGTGAAATCGTGACCATCAAGTGCTTCGAAGACAACTCGCGGGTCAAGGAGCATGCCGAGCTCCCGGGGAACGGCAAGGTACTGGTAGTCGATGGCGGCGGTTCGCTGCGCTGCGCGCTGCTGGGCGACATGATTGCCGAGAGAGCGGCCAAGAACGGCTGGGAAGGCCTGGTGATCTACGGCTGCATCCGCGATGTCGATGTCATCGCACAGACCGACCTGGGGGTGCAGGCCCTTGCCAGTCATCCGAAGAAGTCCAACCGTCGTGGTCTTGGCGAGATCAATGTACCGGTGACCTTTGCCGGTGTGACGTTCCGTCCGGGCGAATACATTTATGCGGACAACAACGGCGTGATCATCTCGCCGAGTCCGTTGCAAATGCCTGAATAA
- a CDS encoding alpha/beta fold hydrolase, translating to MQSSSNLFPVALLSAERRGDLSEDVYRLKPGNSPDGTVELAVTRLGMADEPAMRGVPVILLHGSFSNRRFWFSPKGLGLGAYLARAGFDVWIAEMRGHGLSQRNQHYRKNRVADYARYDLPAIAAFVREQSGQAPHWIGHSLGGITLAAALGGHYLEASDVASAAFFGTQVSRTYWPLKIPPVEWSGRFILKRFAQLSGSRLKRGPEDEPIGLALESMRWFGLFGRFGDADKDWWAGLAEVQVPVLAVSASNDHQDPDWACRKLFEQMGSTHKQYICLGRAQGFADDFGHVQMLVSKAAQVEVWPLVQRWLTDPQAPVQAQTLATVGAD from the coding sequence ATGCAAAGCAGCAGTAACCTGTTTCCTGTCGCCTTGCTCAGCGCCGAACGTCGCGGCGATCTGAGTGAGGACGTCTATCGCCTGAAACCAGGCAACAGCCCGGACGGCACCGTTGAGCTGGCAGTGACCCGCCTGGGCATGGCCGATGAACCCGCCATGCGCGGGGTTCCGGTGATTTTGCTGCACGGCAGTTTTTCCAACCGGCGTTTCTGGTTTTCCCCCAAGGGCCTGGGTTTGGGGGCGTACCTGGCACGCGCCGGTTTTGATGTGTGGATTGCGGAAATGCGCGGGCACGGCCTGTCGCAGCGCAATCAGCACTACCGCAAGAACCGCGTGGCCGACTATGCCCGCTACGACCTGCCGGCCATCGCCGCGTTCGTCCGCGAACAGAGCGGGCAGGCTCCGCACTGGATCGGCCATTCATTGGGCGGCATCACCCTGGCCGCCGCGCTCGGTGGCCACTACCTGGAAGCGTCCGATGTCGCCAGCGCCGCATTTTTCGGCACGCAAGTGAGTCGCACCTACTGGCCGCTGAAAATTCCCCCGGTGGAATGGAGCGGACGTTTCATCCTCAAGCGTTTTGCCCAACTGTCGGGGTCTCGCCTCAAGCGTGGCCCGGAGGACGAACCGATTGGCCTGGCTCTGGAAAGCATGCGCTGGTTCGGTCTGTTCGGACGTTTTGGCGATGCCGACAAGGACTGGTGGGCGGGCTTGGCCGAAGTGCAGGTGCCGGTCCTGGCCGTCAGCGCCAGCAACGATCACCAGGACCCCGACTGGGCGTGCCGCAAACTGTTCGAGCAAATGGGCTCGACGCACAAGCAATACATTTGCCTGGGCCGCGCCCAGGGCTTTGCCGATGACTTCGGGCATGTGCAAATGCTGGTCAGCAAAGCCGCGCAAGTCGAAGTCTGGCCATTGGTCCAGCGTTGGCTGACAGACCCGCAGGCACCCGTGCAGGCGCAGACGCTCGCCACGGTCGGCGCAGACTGA
- the ppsA gene encoding phosphoenolpyruvate synthase: MVEYVVSLDKLGVHDVEHVGGKNASLGEMISNLAGAGVSVPGGFATTAQAYRDFLELSGLNDQIHAALDALDVDDVNALARTGAQIRQWIMEAEFPEKLNAEIRTAFATLSAGNPDMAVAVRSSATAEDLPDASFAGQQETFLNIRGVENVIRAAKEVFASLFNDRAISYRVHQGFDHKLVALSAGVQRMVRSETGTAGVMFTLDTESGFRDVVFITGAYGLGETVVQGAVNPDEFYVHKGTLAAGRPAILRRNLGSKAIKMIYGDEAKAGRSVKTVDVDKAERARFCLSDAEVSELAKQAMIIEKHYKCPMDIEWAKDGDDGKLYIVQARPETVKSRTSANVMERYLLKETGTVLVEGRAIGQRIGAGKVRIIKDVSEMDKVQPGDVLVSDMTDPDWEPVMKRASAIVTNRGGRTCHAAIIARELGIPAVVGCGNATQLLKDGQGVTVSCAEGDTGFIFEGELGFDVKKNSVDAMPDLPFKIMMNVGNPDRAFDFAQLPNAGVGLARLEFIINRMIGVHPKALLNYDGLPAEIKESVDKRIAGYDDPVGFYVEKLVEGISTLAAAFWPKKVIVRLSDFKSNEYANLIGGKLYEPEEENPMLGFRGASRYISEAFRDCFELECRALKRVRNEMGLTNVEIMVPFVRTLGEASQVVDLLAENGLARGDNGLRVIMMCELPSNAILAEEFLEFFDGFSIGSNDLTQLTLGLDRDSGIIAHLFDERNPAVKKLLANAIAACNKAGKYIGICGQGPSDHPDLAKWLMEQGIESVSLNPDSVLETWFFLAEGQASA; the protein is encoded by the coding sequence TTGGTAGAGTACGTAGTTTCCCTCGATAAGCTCGGCGTCCATGATGTAGAGCATGTGGGGGGCAAGAACGCATCCCTGGGCGAGATGATCAGTAACCTTGCAGGTGCCGGTGTGTCGGTCCCGGGTGGCTTTGCCACGACAGCTCAGGCTTATCGTGATTTTCTCGAATTAAGTGGTTTGAACGACCAGATCCACGCCGCGCTGGATGCGCTGGACGTGGATGACGTGAACGCGCTGGCCCGTACCGGCGCGCAGATTCGTCAATGGATCATGGAAGCCGAGTTCCCGGAGAAGCTCAACGCCGAGATTCGCACCGCGTTCGCCACCCTGTCGGCCGGTAACCCGGACATGGCCGTGGCCGTGCGCTCTTCGGCCACCGCCGAAGACTTGCCGGACGCCTCGTTCGCCGGCCAGCAGGAAACCTTCCTGAACATTCGTGGCGTCGAGAACGTCATTCGTGCGGCCAAGGAAGTGTTCGCTTCCCTGTTCAACGACCGTGCCATTTCCTACCGCGTCCACCAGGGCTTCGACCACAAGCTGGTGGCCCTGTCGGCCGGTGTGCAGCGCATGGTGCGTTCGGAAACCGGCACCGCCGGCGTGATGTTCACCCTCGATACCGAGTCGGGCTTCCGTGACGTGGTGTTCATCACCGGCGCCTACGGGCTGGGTGAAACCGTGGTCCAGGGCGCAGTCAACCCGGATGAATTCTACGTCCACAAGGGCACGCTGGCCGCGGGTCGCCCGGCGATCCTGCGCCGCAACCTGGGCAGCAAAGCAATCAAGATGATCTACGGTGACGAGGCCAAGGCCGGTCGTTCGGTCAAGACCGTCGACGTCGACAAGGCCGAGCGCGCGCGTTTCTGCCTGTCCGACGCGGAAGTCAGCGAGCTGGCCAAGCAAGCGATGATCATCGAGAAGCACTACAAGTGCCCGATGGACATCGAGTGGGCCAAGGACGGTGACGACGGCAAGCTGTACATCGTGCAGGCCCGTCCGGAAACCGTGAAGAGCCGCACTTCGGCCAACGTCATGGAACGCTATCTGTTGAAAGAAACCGGCACCGTGCTGGTGGAAGGCCGTGCCATCGGCCAGCGCATTGGCGCCGGCAAGGTCCGCATCATCAAGGACGTGTCCGAGATGGACAAGGTCCAGCCGGGCGACGTGCTGGTTTCCGACATGACCGACCCGGATTGGGAACCGGTCATGAAGCGCGCCAGCGCCATCGTCACCAACCGTGGCGGCCGTACCTGTCACGCGGCGATCATTGCCCGTGAGCTGGGGATCCCGGCGGTAGTGGGCTGCGGTAACGCTACCCAGCTGTTGAAAGATGGCCAGGGCGTGACCGTTTCCTGCGCTGAAGGCGACACCGGTTTCATCTTCGAAGGCGAACTGGGCTTCGACGTCAAGAAAAACTCCGTGGACGCCATGCCGGACCTGCCGTTCAAGATCATGATGAACGTCGGCAACCCGGACCGCGCCTTCGACTTCGCGCAGTTGCCGAACGCCGGTGTGGGCCTGGCCCGCCTGGAGTTCATCATCAACCGTATGATCGGCGTGCACCCCAAGGCGCTGTTGAACTACGACGGCCTGCCTGCGGAAATCAAGGAAAGCGTCGACAAGCGTATCGCTGGCTACGACGATCCGGTCGGTTTCTACGTCGAGAAGCTGGTCGAGGGCATCAGCACCCTGGCTGCCGCGTTCTGGCCGAAAAAAGTCATCGTGCGCCTGTCGGACTTCAAGTCCAACGAATACGCCAACCTGATCGGCGGCAAGCTCTACGAGCCGGAAGAAGAGAACCCGATGCTGGGCTTCCGCGGTGCCTCGCGTTACATCAGCGAAGCCTTCCGTGACTGCTTCGAGCTCGAGTGCCGCGCCCTCAAGCGTGTGCGCAACGAGATGGGCCTGACCAACGTCGAAATCATGGTGCCGTTCGTGCGGACCCTGGGCGAAGCCAGCCAGGTCGTCGATCTGTTGGCCGAGAATGGCCTGGCCCGTGGCGACAACGGCCTGCGCGTGATCATGATGTGCGAACTGCCATCGAACGCGATCCTGGCTGAAGAGTTCCTGGAATTCTTCGACGGTTTCTCCATCGGCTCCAACGACCTGACCCAGCTGACCCTGGGCCTGGACCGTGACTCCGGGATCATCGCGCACCTGTTCGATGAGCGTAATCCGGCGGTCAAGAAGCTGCTGGCCAATGCCATTGCCGCCTGCAACAAGGCCGGCAAGTACATCGGCATCTGCGGCCAGGGCCCATCCGATCACCCGGACCTGGCCAAGTGGCTGATGGAGCAGGGCATCGAAAGCGTTTCGTTGAACCCCGATTCCGTACTGGAAACCTGGTTCTTCCTGGCTGAGGGTCAAGCTTCGGCTTGA
- the ppsR gene encoding posphoenolpyruvate synthetase regulatory kinase/phosphorylase PpsR, which translates to MKRSAFFISDGTGITAETLGQSLLAQFENITFGKFTRPYIDSVDKARAMVQQINTAAEKDGFRPIIFDTIVNQDIREILATSNGFMIDIFSTFLAPLELELSEHSSYSVGKSHSIGHNSNYMERIEAVNFALDNDDGARTHYYDKADLILVGVSRCGKTPTCLYMAMQFGIRAANYPLTEDDMERLQLPAALRAHQHKLFGLTIDPDRLTAIRNERKPNSRYSSYAQCEFEVREVENLFRRENIPNINSTHFSVEEISAKILVEKGVERRFK; encoded by the coding sequence ATGAAACGATCTGCTTTCTTTATCTCCGATGGCACGGGCATTACGGCCGAAACCCTGGGTCAAAGCCTGTTGGCGCAGTTCGAAAACATTACCTTCGGCAAATTCACCCGGCCGTACATCGACAGCGTCGATAAAGCGCGGGCCATGGTACAACAAATCAACACGGCCGCCGAAAAGGACGGCTTTCGTCCAATCATCTTCGACACGATCGTCAACCAGGACATTCGTGAGATTCTCGCCACGTCCAATGGTTTCATGATCGACATTTTTTCGACCTTCCTCGCCCCGCTGGAGCTGGAGCTGAGCGAGCACTCGTCCTATTCGGTCGGCAAGTCGCATTCCATTGGCCACAACTCCAATTACATGGAGCGTATCGAGGCGGTGAACTTCGCCCTGGACAACGACGACGGCGCGCGCACCCACTATTACGACAAGGCCGACCTGATCCTGGTGGGCGTGTCGCGGTGCGGCAAGACCCCGACCTGCCTGTACATGGCCATGCAGTTCGGCATCCGCGCAGCCAACTACCCACTGACCGAGGACGACATGGAGCGCCTGCAACTGCCGGCCGCCCTGCGCGCCCACCAGCACAAGCTGTTCGGCCTGACCATCGACCCGGACCGCCTCACCGCCATCCGCAACGAGCGCAAGCCCAACAGCCGGTACTCGAGCTACGCCCAGTGCGAGTTCGAGGTGCGTGAAGTGGAAAACCTGTTCCGCCGCGAGAACATCCCGAACATCAACTCCACGCATTTTTCCGTGGAAGAGATTTCCGCCAAGATCCTCGTGGAAAAAGGCGTCGAGCGCCGCTTCAAGTAG
- a CDS encoding aminotransferase-like domain-containing protein, translating to MAVKVSIAMVSILRDALSHGTGMKYQRLSDGVEQGMADGVLAPGCKLPPHRLLADSLGVTVGTVSRAYAELERLGKVVARVGDGTYVREQGMERPRDGGFRNVSEQPPPCLDMSRNQPIPGRQALCLSQGLQALASDPQAMQRISGYTADAGLPEYRAAGARWLGHGEFVARAEQVICVNGGQHGLLCALMALLKAGDTLVTEQLTYPGLISVARNLGIKLIGLAMDAEGLLPAALDEVCRQHRVTALYCTPTLQNPTAAVMSTARREALVEVCRGHNLLIIEDQAHAVLVQERPLPLSHFAPERTVLIASLSKAVSAGLRVGYLYAPQALLSRLSAAVRASCWMATPLALELATQWIESGVARQLLEQQIIEISRRKALVEGVLQGLQYRTHAQSPHFWIDVPEPWRASQVESELKRSGYLIATAEAFAVGHGAVPQAIRVSVCNSVGDDRLLREGVEAVVSALREVG from the coding sequence ATGGCTGTCAAAGTAAGTATTGCCATGGTGTCAATCCTGCGGGATGCCCTCAGCCATGGAACCGGCATGAAGTACCAGCGCCTCAGCGACGGGGTAGAGCAGGGCATGGCTGACGGCGTGCTCGCGCCTGGCTGCAAATTGCCGCCCCATCGCCTGCTGGCGGACAGCCTCGGGGTAACGGTGGGCACGGTCAGTCGCGCCTATGCCGAGCTTGAGCGCCTGGGCAAGGTGGTCGCCCGGGTCGGTGACGGTACTTATGTCCGTGAGCAGGGCATGGAGCGCCCGCGTGACGGTGGGTTCCGCAATGTCAGCGAGCAACCACCGCCGTGCCTGGACATGAGCCGCAACCAGCCGATTCCCGGACGCCAGGCGTTGTGCCTGAGCCAGGGGCTGCAGGCCCTGGCGAGTGATCCCCAGGCCATGCAGCGCATCAGCGGCTACACCGCGGACGCCGGCCTGCCGGAGTATCGGGCGGCGGGCGCGCGGTGGCTCGGGCACGGCGAATTTGTCGCCAGGGCCGAGCAGGTGATTTGCGTCAACGGCGGCCAGCACGGTTTGCTGTGTGCCTTGATGGCGCTGCTCAAGGCCGGCGATACGCTGGTCACCGAGCAGTTGACCTACCCAGGCTTGATCAGCGTGGCGCGCAATCTGGGGATCAAGCTGATTGGCCTGGCCATGGACGCCGAGGGGTTGTTGCCAGCGGCTCTGGACGAGGTCTGTCGCCAACACCGGGTGACGGCGCTGTACTGCACGCCGACCCTGCAAAATCCGACGGCCGCGGTAATGTCCACCGCGCGTCGCGAGGCCCTGGTGGAGGTCTGCCGGGGGCACAATCTGTTGATCATCGAGGATCAGGCCCACGCCGTGCTGGTCCAGGAGCGGCCGTTACCCCTGAGCCATTTTGCTCCGGAGCGTACGGTGCTGATCGCCAGCCTGAGCAAGGCGGTGTCGGCGGGCTTGCGGGTCGGCTATCTGTATGCGCCCCAGGCCTTGCTCAGCCGTTTGTCGGCAGCGGTGCGCGCTTCGTGCTGGATGGCTACGCCCCTGGCCCTGGAGTTGGCCACGCAGTGGATCGAAAGCGGTGTCGCCCGGCAGTTGCTGGAACAGCAAATCATCGAAATCAGCCGGCGCAAAGCGCTGGTCGAGGGCGTGTTGCAGGGCTTGCAGTACCGCACGCACGCACAGAGCCCGCATTTCTGGATCGACGTGCCCGAGCCGTGGCGCGCGTCCCAGGTCGAATCTGAGCTCAAGCGCAGCGGCTACTTGATTGCCACCGCCGAAGCGTTTGCGGTGGGGCATGGGGCCGTGCCGCAGGCGATCCGCGTCAGCGTGTGCAATTCGGTGGGGGATGATCGGTTGTTGCGCGAGGGGGTCGAGGCGGTGGTTTCGGCATTGCGGGAGGTCGGTTAG
- a CDS encoding DMT family transporter, with protein MAGLITSVLFLIVCLSWGTTWLGIKIAVESVPPLTAAGLRFLIAFPLFLSFAAWRREPLLFPKGSRWFFLFVTLTYFSLPYYLLNYGEMHVSSGLTALLFSCMPVFILVFSALFLREKIYASQVLGIAIGFASLFMIIRSQGLHLDHAELFGVLAILTAAILHALCYVVTKKHGSAISVITYNTLPIGIAGLLLFVTGLAVETPAFAAISARSWGALLYLGLVASVGGFIVYFILLKRLSPIILSFVFIIFPVFAVMIGAWYEGQVISRELIGYSAVLLMGFAITKLPVEKWLAR; from the coding sequence CTGGCTGGATTGATCACCAGCGTGCTGTTTCTGATCGTCTGCCTGAGCTGGGGCACGACCTGGCTGGGGATCAAGATCGCCGTCGAAAGCGTGCCGCCGCTGACCGCTGCCGGCCTGCGTTTTCTGATCGCCTTCCCGCTGTTCCTGAGTTTTGCCGCGTGGCGCCGCGAACCCTTGCTGTTCCCCAAGGGCAGTCGCTGGTTCTTCCTGTTCGTTACGCTGACGTATTTCAGCCTGCCGTACTACTTGCTCAATTATGGCGAGATGCACGTTTCGTCAGGGCTCACGGCACTCCTGTTCAGCTGCATGCCGGTGTTTATCCTGGTGTTCTCGGCGCTGTTCCTGCGGGAAAAAATCTATGCCTCCCAGGTGCTCGGCATCGCCATCGGCTTTGCCAGCCTGTTCATGATCATCCGCAGCCAGGGCTTGCACCTGGACCACGCCGAACTGTTCGGCGTACTGGCGATTCTCACGGCGGCGATCCTGCATGCGCTGTGTTATGTAGTGACCAAGAAACACGGGAGCGCCATCAGCGTCATCACCTACAACACCTTGCCAATCGGTATCGCCGGGCTGCTGCTGTTTGTTACGGGACTGGCGGTCGAGACCCCGGCATTCGCGGCCATCAGCGCGCGTTCGTGGGGCGCCCTGCTCTATCTGGGACTGGTGGCGTCGGTGGGCGGGTTCATCGTGTATTTCATCCTGCTCAAGCGCTTGAGCCCGATCATCCTGTCTTTCGTGTTCATCATTTTCCCGGTGTTCGCGGTGATGATTGGCGCCTGGTACGAAGGGCAGGTGATTTCGCGGGAATTGATCGGCTACTCGGCGGTGCTGCTGATGGGGTTTGCGATCACCAAGTTGCCCGTGGAGAAGTGGCTGGCCAGGTAA